The DNA window TCGTAGGAGTCCGGCACAATGGTGGCCATGGGCAATTTCTTCGACTTGAGCACCGTGGCCAAGCGCTTCCGCTTCATCGCCGTGCTGGAGGCGATCTCCTGGGTTTTCCTGATCGTCGGCATGGTGTTCAAGCGCCTCCCCGAACCGGTCACCTGGCCGGTCAAGGTGTTCGGGATGACGCACGGCATCATCTTCATCCTGTTCGTGATCATCGCGATCCTCGCGGCGCGCGAACTGGCCTGGAACGCCAAGACCACGGTGCTCGCGCTGCTGTCGAGCATTCCGCCGTTCTGCACCGTGCTCTTCGAGCTGTGGGCGGTGCGCGCGGGCCGGCTCGGTGAGCTGAGCGACACCACTTCCGTCGACTCCGGCGCTCCGGCCTCGGTCACGCCGTGACAAACTGGAAGCCGTGACTCGTCCCGCTGCACGCCGTCCTTCGCCAGCTGCCGCCGCCGCTATGTCCGGCGCGGTCGATCTGTCCAGCCTGAAGCAGCCCCCGGCCGGTGCGCCGGGCGGGGGAGGCGGCGATTACGCCGTCTCCGAGGCGGATTTCGAAGCGAAGGTGCTGCGCCGATCGACCCAGGTACCGGTGGTCGTGGTGCTGTATTCGCAGCGCAGCCCGGGCAGTGTCGAGTTGGTTCGGACGTTCGAGCGGCTGCTCGAAGAGGACGCGGGCGTTTGGGACCTGGCGACGGTCGAGGCCGAGGCCAATATGCGGATCGCGCAGGCCTTCGGCGTGAAGGGCATTCCGACGGTGATCGCGGTGGCCGGTGGTCGCCCGCTCGCGGACTTCGAGGGCGCGCAGCCCGAGCCGCAGGTCCGGCAGTGGCTGAGCGCGGTCATCGAAGCGGTCGGCGGTCAGCTCGAGGGCAGCGAGCCCGAGCCGCAGCCCGTCGAGGACCCGCGTTTCACGGCCGCGGAGTCCGCGCTGGAGCGCGGTGACATGGCCGGGGCCGAGGCGGCCTACGAGGCCATCATCGCCGCGGAGCCGGGCAATGAGGAGGCCAAGAGCGCGCTGCGGCAGTTGCGCTTCCTGTCCCGGGCCCAAGCGGTCCCGGACTCCGCGATCGCCACCGCGGACGCCGATCCGGCCAACGTCGACGCGGCACTGGACGCCGCCGATGTGGAAATGCTGAACCAGCAGCCGGACGCCTCGTTCGACCGGTTGATCGCCGTGATCAAGAAGACCGCGGGCGACGACCGCACGAAGGTTCGCACGCGGCTGCTCGAACTCTTCGAATTGTTCGACCCCGCAGAGCCTTTCGTGGTCGCGGCGCGTCGGAAGCTGGCTGCCGCGCTGTACTGACCCGCCGACCACGCAGGACTGGCCGGACGCTGCTGACTCGCAGGGGCGCTAGTGTTCGGGCGTCAGCCAGACGGCGCTGTTGGGTGCCAAGGCGACGGTGGCCGAGGCAGGGCGGCCGTGCCATGGTTCGTCGGTCGCCTTGACGCCGCCCAGATTCCCGATGCCGGAGCCGCCGTAGGCGACGGCGTCGGTGTTGAGGATTTCGCGCCAGGTGCCGGTCGATGGCAGGCCGACGCGGTACTCGCCGTGCACGGAGCCGGCGAAGTTGAAGACGCAGGCGATGACCGAACCGTCGGAGCCATAGCGCAGGAAGGCGAGGACACTGTGCTCGCGGTCGTCGGCCTCGATCCAGGAGTAGCCGCCCGGGGCGGTGTCCTGGCTCCAGAGCGCGGGATGGGCGCGGTAGACCGCGTTCAAATCCCGGATGGCGGTGGTAATGCCTTGGTGCAGGGGGTTTTCCAGTTCGTGCCAGTCCAGGCCGCGATCGTGCGACCACTCCCGGAACTGCCCGAAATCCTGGCCCATGAACAGCAATTGCTTACCGGGATGCGCCCACATATAGGCCAGCAGGGCGCGTACGCCCGCCGCCTTGGCGAAGTCGTCGCCGGGCATTCTGGTCCAGAGCGTGCCCTTGCCGTGCACAACCTCGTCGTGACTGATCGGCAGCACGAAGTTCTCGCTCCAGGCGTACATCAGCGAGAAGGTCATCTCGTTGTGGTGCCATGAGCGGTGGATCGGGTCCCGGCCCAGGTAACCGAGGGTGTCGTGCATCCAGCCCATATTCCACTTCATGGTGAAGCCGAGACCGCCGACATCGGTGCCGCGCGTGACGCCGGGCCAGCTGGTGGACTCCTCCGCGATGGTGACGACGCCGGGATGGTATCGGTGCACGGTCTCGTTGAGGTCCTGCAGGAAGTCGACGGCCTCCAGGTTCTCCCGGCCGCCGTGCACGTTGGGCTCCCAATCGCCCTCGGCGCGTGAGTAATCCAGGTACAGCATGGATGCGACGGCATCGACGCGCAGGCCGTCGATATGGAACTCCTCGATCCAGTAGCGCGCGTTGGCGACCAGGAAGTTGCGCACCTCGTTGCGGCCGAAGTCGAAAATGTAGGTGCCCCAGTCGAGTTGCTCACCGCGGCGCGGATCGGCGTGCTCGTAGAGCGGGGTGCCGTCGAAGCGCGCCAGGGCCCATTCGTCGCGCGGGAAGTGGGCAGGCACCCAGTCCAGCAGCACACCGATACCCGCGGCGTGCATGCGATCGACGAAGACGCGGAAGTCGTCGGGGGCGCCGAAGCGCGCGGTCGGGGCGTAGTAGGAGGTGACCTGGTATCCCCAGGAGCCGCCGAACGGGTGCTCGGCGATCGGCAGCAGTTCGATATGGGTGAATCCGGCCGCGCGCACGTAATCGGCGAGTTGGTCGGCCAATTCGCGGTAGCCGAGCCCGGGCCGCCAAGAGCCGAGGTGGACCTCGTAGACGCTCATCGGGGCACGCGTGGGATCGGTGCGTTCACGGGCCGCGATCCAATCGCCGTCGGACCACCCGTAGTTGCTCTCGGTGACCACCGATGCCGTGGCCGGTGGCAGCTCCGTCGCGAAGGCGAGCGGATCCGCGTGATCCACCGTGCGTCCGTCCGCGCCGTGCACACGGAACTTGTACTTGGTGCCGACGCCGACCCCCGGCACGAACACCTCCCACACCCCGGAGGACCCGAGCGCACGCATCGGCGCGGTGTGCCCGCTCCAGCCGTCGAAATCCCCGATTACGGTGACGCCCCTGGCATTCGGCGCCCACACGGCGAACGACGTACCGTCCACCTCGCCGTCGAGGGTGGTGTAGTGGCGTGGGTGCGCGCCGAGCACATCCCAGAGGTGTTCGTGACGGCCTTCGCCGATGAGGTGCAGGTCCAGCTCGCCGACACTGGGCAGAAAACGATAGCCGTCCGCGCTGATGATCGTCTGCCCGCCTCGGTAATTGGTGACGATCCGATAGTCCATCAGGTCGGGATGCGGTACGACGCCGGCGAAAACGCCGTGCCCCAACGATTTCAGCGGATGGTCTACGCCGCCGATACGGGCGCAGACCGTATCGGCATGCGGGCGCAGCACTCGGATGACCGTGCCGTCCGGATGCGGGTGCGCGCCGAGCACGGTGTGTGGGTCGGCGTGCGTGCCCGCCGCGAGCAACATCAGATCGCGGCGTTTCATCGAAACGTCCTCCGGTAGGCCAGTTCCGCGCGGGCCTGCTGCGGTACCGCGGGCAGGGTGATGATGTGGGCGACCGCGTGCGCCGGATCCAGTCGCACGTAATTCGTCTGCGCCCAGTGGTATTCCTCGCCACTGACCTCGTCGAACACCAGCGGATGGTCATGCCATTCGCGCCCGATCGCGGGCAGGTCCAGGGAGATGAAACCGTGTTCGGCGCCATAGGGATTCAGGTTCACCACAACGAGTACCGCATCGCCGCTGACCGGATCGATCTTCGAATAGGCGAGCAGCGCGTCGTTGTCGACGTGATGGAAGTGGATGCAGCGCAGTTGCTGCAGCGCGGGGTGCGCGCGGCGGATCTCGTTGAGCCGAGTGATCCAGGGCTCCAACGATTCTCCGCGCGACAACGCCTCGGCGAACGGCCGCGGCCGCAGCTCGTACTTCTCCGAATCCAGGTACTCCTCGCTGCCCGGCCGCACCGCCTGGTGCTCGAACAGCTCGAATCCGGAGTAGACGCCCCACGCCGGGGCCATGGTTGCGGCCAGCACCGCGCGGATGGCGAACATGCCGGGTCCGCCGTGCTGCAGGCTTTCGTGCAGGATGTCGGGGGTGTTGACGAACAGGTTCGGTCTGGCCTCATCGGCCTTGGCGGCCAGTTCGTTGCCGAATTCGGTCAGCTCCCATTTGGCGACGCGCCAGGTGAAATACGTGTAGGACTGGCTGAATCCGCGGCGGGCCAGACCGTAGAGCCGGGCGGGTCGCGTGAAGGCCTCGGACAGGAAGATCACATCGGGATCGGTGCGCCGCACGGTCGCGATCAGCCATTCCCAGAAGTCGGCTGGCTTGGTGTGCGGGTTGTCGACGCGGAAGATCTTGACGCCCGCGCTGATCCAGTGCCGCACGACGCGCAGGACCTCCGCGTACAGTCCGTCCGGATCGTTGTCGAAGTTGACCGGGTAGATGTCCTGGTACTTCTTGGGCGGGTTTTCGGCGTAGGCGATGGTGCCGTCCGGGAGTGTGGTGAACCACTCCGGGTGGGCGGCGACCCACGGATGGTCCGGTGCGCACTGCAGTGCCAGGTCGAGCGCCACCTCGAGACCGAGTTCGGTTGCGGTGGCAACGAATTCGGCGAAGTCGGACTCGGTGCCGAGTTCGCGATGGATCGCGTCGTGCCCGCCGTCGTTGGAGCCGATCGCCCACGGGGAGCCGACGTCATCCGGTTCGGCGGCGAGTGCGTTGTTGCGGCCTTTGCGGTTGATCTCGCCGATCGGGTGGATGGGCGGCAGGTAGATCACGTCGAAGCCCATGCCGGCGATGCGCGGCAATTCCTTTGCGGCGGTAACGAAATTGCCGTGGATCGGGTTGCCCTCGGCATCGCGACCGCCCGTCGAGCGTGGGAAGAACTCGTACCACGAGCCGTACAGTGCGCGTTGACGTTCCACCTGCACGGTGTGCTGCGGGCCGCGAGTGACCATGTCGCGCAATGGCGTAGCGCGCACGATCTCGGCGACCTCGGTGCCGAACGCGGGCGCGACGCGCGCGGGCAACTGCTCATCGCTGCGCAGCGCCGCCACGGCCGCGCGCAACCGCTCGAACTGCTTCTTGGGTACGGCCTGCGCGGCCCGTTCGAGCAGCCGGGCGCCGAGTTCGAGATCATTGTCCAGATCGGCGGCGCTCTGCCCGACGGCCAGTTTCGCCTCCACCGCCGCCCGCCAGGTGGCGATCGGATCGCTCCAGCCCTCGATGCGGTAGGTCCAGGCACCGGGCAGATTCGGGACGAACGTGGCATTGAACACGTCGGGTTCGTAATCCGGCGTCATCCGGATCCGGGTGATCCGGGACGAGCCGGGCCCGCGCACCGCCAGCGTCGCGGCGACCGCGTCATGGCCCTCGCGCCAGACCACGGTGCGCACCGGGAAAACCTCGCCGACGACGGCCTTGGCCGGTCGGCTGCCCGCGATGGACGGGGCAGTGTCATCGATAGCGATGCGGCCGGTCACGTCGACCAACCTACCGGCAACCGACCTCGGACCACGCACTCAGCGTGCGTCGGCCGCGAGGCCGAGACCGAGCGCGACGAGGATCGCGCCGAGCGCCCGTTCCATCCGCTGCCGGACGCCGGTCCGGCGCAGCCAGGATCCGGCCCGATCGGCGGCCAGCACCACCCCGACGCACCAGGCCGTGTCGATGACCAGCTGAATGGCCGCGAGGATGAATACGGTCGGCAGCACTGGGCCGCTGGATGGCAGGAACTGCGGCAGGATCGTCAAGCCGAACACTGCCGCCTTCGGATTCGCGGCGATCGAGATCAGCGAGGCGCGGAAGGCCGCGGTGGGGGTGCGGCCGGTCGGCAGCATCTTGGTCATGGTGCTGCCGAATTCGTCGTCGCCGTGCGCCCCGCGCCAGGCCTGCACGCCGAGCCAGATCAACACCAGTGCCCCGATGACGTGCACCGCGGTGTTCATGAATCGGTTCGCGACCAGCAGCACCGACAACCCCGCGCCACCGGCGAGCGTCCACCCGAACACACCTATCTCGTTCCCGACCACCGCGGCCAGACCTGCCGCGCGACCGTCACGCACCGAGCGCTGGAGGAACAGCGCGGTCGCGGGTCCGGGGAGAGCGGCCAGAATAAGGCAGGCGACAAGGAACTGTGGGAGCACATCGATCCAGTGCGGCATCAGCTGATGCTGTCATCTGCGCAGGGTTGCCGCGACCGGATATTCCGGTCTGTGAGCGGCGGCGTAGCGGTGGCTGCTCATGTGTTGCACCGGTTCCGAGAGGCTTGGCAGGAGTAGGCCCGTCGTCAGGTCCGCACGCGGATCCGCCGGTACGCGTAGACGCGTGACCTGGGTCGCTGAGGCGACCTGGGCACGCGGCATTCGGTAGGGTTCCGCACGTGAAGGCACTCCGTCGTTTCACCGTCCGTGCCCATCTGCCCGAGCGTTTGGCGGCCCTGGGCGAACTGTCCACGAATCTGCGCTGGTCGTGGCATTGGCCGACGCAGGATCTATTTGCCGAGCTCGATCCGGAGTTGTGGCGCGAGGTGGGCCGCGATCCGGTGCGGATGCTGGGGGAGGTGCCCGCGGCGCGGCTGGACGAGTTCGCCGCCGACGCGAACTATGTCGGCCGGGTGGACGCCGTGGCCGCGGATCTGCGTGACTATCTGACCCGGCCGGGCTGGTTCCAGCGACAGACCGACGAGCCGGTGCGCGGTATCGCCTACTTCTCGATGGAGTTCGGCGTCACCGAAGTACTTCCGAACTATTCGGGGGGGCTCGGGATTCTTGCCGGTGACCATCTGAAGGCCGCCTCCGATCTGGGGTTGCCGTTGATCGGCGTCGGCTTGCTGTACCGCTCCGGCTATTTCCGGCAGTCGCTGACCGCGGACGGATGGCAGACCGAGCACTATCCGGCGCTCGACCCGCAGGGGCTGCCGCTGCGGTTGCTGACCACCGATGGCTCGCCGGTGCTGATCCATGTGGCGATGCCCGACCAGCGGGTGCTGCGGGCGCGGGTGTGGATCGCGCAGGTCGGGCGGGTGCCGCTGCTGCTACTGGATTCCGATATCGCCGAGAACGATCCGGAGTTGCGCGCGGTCACCGACCGGCTCTACGGCGGTGATCAGGACCATCGGATCAAGCAGGAGATCCTGGCCGGTATCGGTGGTGTGCGGGCGGTGCGCGCGTACACACGTGCCGCCGGACTGCCGGATCCCGACGTGTTCCATATGAACGAGGGCCACGCCGGATTCCTCGGAGTCGAGCGGGTCCGTGAATTCGTATCGACCGGACTCGATTTCGATACGGCGCTGGCCGCGGTGCGGGCGGCGACGGTGTTCACCACGCATACGCCGGTGCCCGCGGGCATCGATCGGTTCCCGATGCCGTTGGTGCGCAGGTACTTCGGCGGCGGCCACGGCGAATCCGAATCCGCCATGCTGCCCGGGCTTTCCATCGATCGGATCGTGGCGCTCGGTCGCGAGGCCGACCCGTCGGTGTTCAATATGGCGCATATGGGTCTGCGACTCGCCCAGCGCGCCAACGGTGTTTCCAAACTCCACGGCGAGGTCAGCCGCGCCATGTTCGCGCCGCTGTGGCCGGGGTTCGACGCGTCCGAGGTGCCGATCGGTTCGGTCACCAACGGTGTGCACGCCCCGACCTGGGCAGCGCGCGAATGGTTCGACAAGGCACGCGAATACATCGGTGCCGAGTTGGTCGAGGAGGCGCGTGGCTGGGAGAAGCTGCGCGATGTCGACCTGGGTGAGCTGTGGTCGACCCGGAATACGTTGCGCGCCACCCTCGTTGCCGAGGTGCGCCGGCGGGTCCGGGCGTCCTGGCTGCAGCGGGGTGCCGCATCGGCCGAATTGGGTTGGGTCGATACCGTTTTCGATCCGAATGTGCTGACCGTCGGATTCGCCCGCCGGGTGCCGACCTACAAGCGGCTGACCCTGATGCTGCGCGATCCGCAGCGATTGCGTGCGCTGCTGTTGGATCCCGAGCATCCGGTGCAGCTGGTCGTCGCGGGTAAGAGCCACCCGGCAGACGACGGCGGCAAGGCGCTGATTCAGCAGGTCGTTCGCTTCGCCGACGATCCGGAGGTGCGCCACCGCATCGTCTTCCTGCCCGACTACGACATATCCATGGCCCGCTACCTGTACTGGGGTTGCGATGTCTGGCTGAACAATCCGCTGCGCCCGCTCGAGGCATGCGGCACCTCCGGGATGAAGTCGGCGCTCAACGGCGGCCTCAACCTCTCCATCCGCGACGGCTGGTGGGATGAGATGTACGACGGCGAAAACGGGTGGGCCATCCCGACCGCCGACGGCGTCTCCGACGAACACCGCCGCGACGATCTGGAGGCCGGCGCCCTCTACGACCTCTTCGAACGCACCGTGGCACCGCGCTTCTACGACCGCGATCTCTCCGATATGCCGGTGCGCTGGGTCGAGATGGTGCGCCACACCCTGCAAACCCTCGGACCGAAGGTGCTGGCCTCCCGCATGGTCCACGACTACTCCGTGGAGTACTACGCGCCCGCCGCGGCCGCCGGGCAACGCGCGAGCGCCGACGAATTCGCCGGCGCCCGAGCGATTTCGGAGTACCGCCGCCGCGTCGAGGCCGCCTGGCCCTCGGTAAAGGTGATCCAGGTCGACAGCGCAGGTCTGCCGGACACCCCGATCATCGGCGCGCAGCTCTCCCTCGCCGCCCGCATCGACCTCGGCGGCCTCACGCCCGCCGATGTCACGGTGCAGGCGGTACTCGGCCGCGTCTCGCCGACCGACGACCTCACCGAGACCACCGCATTCCCGATGGCGCACACCGGATCCGACTCCGGCGTGGACCATTTCACCGTCGAAACCCCGGTCCCGCTGTCGGGTGCCGTTGGCTACACGGTGCGGGTGCTGCCCCACAACGAGTTGCTCGCCAGCGACGCAGAACTGGGCCTGGTCATCGCACCGAGCGCCTGACGCACGGTGCTGCCCGGGTAGGTGCTCGCCGCCGCGGGGAGACTGCTTTCGAGTTGGACCGAACCCTCGGGGTCCCAGGGGCCGGTGTCGAAGTTGCCTTCTTCCGGCTGATGAGGGTGTCGCCGAGCCTTGCTCTCCGCGACGTAGCCCGGGTCGTCGGTGTCTGTCCGAGATGGCCATCGTGACGCTGATCATGACAATCGCGGCTGCTGCATATGCCGAGTTCTCTGGTTCAGTGAATTGTCGGCTACCGTGCCCTGGCACCCCCGTACCCATTTTCGACTGGAGAGCTCATGGTCACCGACGTGCTGACGCGAACCCGAGGACGCCTCGACGCGTACTTCGGCATCAGTTCGAACGGTTCGACCATCAAGCGCGAACTGATGGCCGGGACGATCACGTTCCTCGCCATGTCCTACGTGCTCGCGGTGAACCCGTCGGTACTCGGTGACGGCGGCGCGCTCGGCGCCAAGGGCATCCCCATGCAGGCGGTCTTCACCGCGACGGCCGTCGCCGCGGTGTTCGGCACGGTGGTCATGGGTGTGTGGGCCAGGTATCCGATCGCGCTCGCGCCGGGCATGGGCCTCAACGCCTTCTTCGCCTATTCGGTGGTGCTCGGGATGGGGATTCCGTGGCAGGTGGCGCTCTCGGGAACCTTCCTCTCCGGAGTGATCTTCTTCGTGCTCGCGATCACCAAGGTGCGCGAGCGAATCCTCAATGCCATCCCGTTGCAGATGAAGTTGGCCGTCGGCGCGGGCATCGGCATGTTCGTGGCATTCCTGGGGCTGAAGAACGCGGGCATCGTGGTCAACAGTGACGCCACCCTCGTCACGCTCGGCGATTTCACCAAGGGCACCACGCTGCTCGCGCTGTTCGGCCTGGTGGTGACCATCGTTTTCCTGGTCATCGGCTGGCACGGCGCGGTGCTGTACGGCATCGTGCTGACGGCGCTCGTTGGCGTCATCAGCGGTCTGGTCGATCTGCCCAAGGGCGTCGTCGCGATGCCGAAGGGCCTCGAGCACACCTTCGGTCAGGCGATCATCCATCTGCCGGACGCGTTCACGGGGCAGATGGCCGTCGTCGTGCTCACCATGCTGTTCGTCGACTTCTTCGACTGCTCCGGCACCCTGATCGGCGTGGCCAACCAGGCCGGGCTGCTCGACAAGGACGGCAAGCTACCGCGCGCGGCCAGCGCACTGGCCGCCGACTCGGTGGGCACCATGGCGGGCGCGGTCATCGGCACCTCCACCACCACCGCCTATGTCGAATCGACCGCGGGCGTCTCGGCGGGCGGGCGAACCGGCATGACCGCCGTGACCACCGCGGGCTGGTTCCTGATCGCCATGTTCTGCTACCCGATCTTCGCTGTCGTCGCGGGCTCGGCGGCCATCACCGCGCCCGCGCTGATCGTTGTCGGGGTGCTCATGTCCCGCGCGCTCGGCGAGATCGACTGGAACCGGCTGGAGTACGCGATTCCGGCCTTCATCACCGTCATCATGATGCCGCTGACCTACTCGATCGCGAACGGGCTGGCGTTGGGGATGCTGTTTTATCCGATCGTCATGGCCGCGAAGGGGCGCGTCAAAGAGGTGCATCCGGCGATGTGGGCGCTGATGGTGATGTTCCTCGGATATTTCTTCTTCCTGGCGCAATAGCGTCGCTGATCGCGCGGTTGGCCTGCACTGTGCGATAATCGGACCACAGTCCGCTTCATTGCCGAGGCTAAACAGTCACTGTTCACGACCGACTGCAGGGATGAGGACCAGCATGACCACCCACAGCGCATTAGAACGCACCACCAACCCGAGCGCCACGACGCTCGACGACTCCGCCACCGATATCGGCCTGCTGCTGCTGCGCGTCGTCTTCGGCGGCCTGCTCGCCGCGCACGGCAGCCAGAAACTGTTCGGCTGGTTCAGCGGCATGGGCTGGAGCGGCAATGCCGCCAGCTTCGACGCCATGGGCTACAACCCGGGCAAACTGTTCGGCACGCTCGCCGGACTCAGCGAATTCACCGGCGGCATCCTGCTGGTGCTCGGTCTGCTGACGCCGCTGGCCTCGGCCATCGTGCTCGGCACCATGATCAACGCGATCAACGCCACTTGGAGCGGCGGCCTGCTGACCGGCAAGGGCTATGAAATGCCGCTGCTGTTCGCCGCCGTCGGCGCGGTCGTCGCCTTCACCGGCCCCGGCCGGTTCTCCCTCGACGCCGGCCGCCCGTGGCAGCGTCAGGGTGTCGTGTGGGGTGTGGCCGCGATCGTGCTCGCCGTGGTCGCCGCGGTTCTCACGCTGATCCTCAAGTGGGTGCTCTGATCTCGCCGCACAACTGAAACCTGGGCGCGCGGCGCGGTGACCAAGGGGGTCGCCGCGCCGTTGTCATATCTGGTCCGTGCCGCCCGGGTGGGAGTGCAAAACGAGGACAGTCGTTGCGCCGTGGTGGAATTCGTATCCGGTTTCCCGGAGTGTGGAGCGGATTCCCTTGTCGTGCAGCTCCGTTCGCAGGTGGGCGACCAGATCGTCTTGGCGGGCGCCGATGTGGTCGACGAGTGGGTAGAGGCGGGTTTCGCCGGCGGGTACTCGGGAGAGTTCGAGCAGGGCGGCGAGATGGAAATCGGGTCCGCCGCAATGACCGCGGCACCGAGTTCACTTGCCTCCGTGGTGAAACTTGCTGCGCCGCCTGGACAGTCGAGGATGCGTCCGTCGAGGTCGGCTTCGGTGAGTGCGAAGATCGCGCGATACTCGGCCAAAGATCTTGCGCTGATCAAGAATTCGCCGAGGGTGTCGATTTCTGGCTGGTGCGTCATTGTGAAACGGTCTCATGTGCGGACCGGACGCGGCAGGGGTTTGTGGTGTCCCCGCGCCGCGTGCAGGGCTTGGCGCGGGGATCGCCGATACATCCGGTGTGGGAATTGGGATCCCACCGAAGTATCAGATCTCAATTTACTTCTGTCTGGAAATAATGGCGCGTTTTGTGAGTGGTGTCACAGTATGACCAGGTCCGACGGGGTGTTCAGGCATTCGCGGCGGTCAGCCGCCGCAGTGCCTTCGTCACCACTTCCGGGTCGGCGGTCTCCCAGTACGGCGGCAGTGTGGCCCGCAGATAGCCGCCATAGCGCGCGGTCGCCAAGCGGGAATCGAGAATCGCGACGACACCGCGGTCATCGACGCTGCGCAACAGCCTGCCGGTGCCCTGGGCCAGCAGTAATGCGGCGTGGTTCGCCGCGACGGTCATGAAGCCGTTGCCGCCGCGCGACTCCACGGCCCGTTGCCGCGCGGTCAGCAGCGGATCGTCGGGACGCGGGAACGGGATCCGATCCAGGATCACCAGACTCAGCGACGGGCCCGGCACATCGACGCCCTGCCACAGCGAGAGCGTGCCGAACAGCGAGGTTTCCGGGTCGTCAGCGAACTTGCGGACCAGTGCGCCGGTTGCGTCGTCCCCTTGACACAAAACCGGCGTGTTCAGCCGCTCGCGCAGTGCCTCGGTGGCTGCCTTCGCGGCGCGCATCGAGGAGAACAGACCGAGCGTGCGGCCGCCCGCGGCGGTGATCAGCCGCTCGATCTCATCGAGATAGGCGGGCGCCAACCCGTCGCGGCCGGGTGCGGGCAGATGTTTGGCGACATACAGAATGCCGGACTTGGCATGGTCGAACGGCGAGCCGACATCGAGCGAACTCCAGCGCACGGTCTCCACGTCCGAGGGCGCCTGGGCGCCGTTGGCGGTGGCCGTATCGCTGCGGCTCGCCGTTTGCGCGGGCAGGCCCCAGGTGATCGCGAGTCCGTCGAAGGAACCGCCGATCTGCAGGGTCGCCGAGGTCAGCACGACGGTGGCGGTGCCGAAGAGTCTGCTGCGCAGTAGTCCACCCACCGAAAGCGGTGCCATCCGCAGGGTGCGCCGGGTGACGCCGCGGATCTCGTCGGCGGCGAGCCAGATGACATCGTGACGTTTGGCCGGATCGGGTTCGTCGAAGGCGGTCAGCGCGCGCACCGCGCTGTCGTGCACCTCATCGATGGCGGCCAGCGCCTGGGTGCGGGCGGCGGCGCTCTC is part of the Nocardia sp. NBC_00565 genome and encodes:
- a CDS encoding LysE family translocator, translated to MPHWIDVLPQFLVACLILAALPGPATALFLQRSVRDGRAAGLAAVVGNEIGVFGWTLAGGAGLSVLLVANRFMNTAVHVIGALVLIWLGVQAWRGAHGDDEFGSTMTKMLPTGRTPTAAFRASLISIAANPKAAVFGLTILPQFLPSSGPVLPTVFILAAIQLVIDTAWCVGVVLAADRAGSWLRRTGVRQRMERALGAILVALGLGLAADAR
- the glgB gene encoding 1,4-alpha-glucan branching protein GlgB, whose protein sequence is MKRRDLMLLAAGTHADPHTVLGAHPHPDGTVIRVLRPHADTVCARIGGVDHPLKSLGHGVFAGVVPHPDLMDYRIVTNYRGGQTIISADGYRFLPSVGELDLHLIGEGRHEHLWDVLGAHPRHYTTLDGEVDGTSFAVWAPNARGVTVIGDFDGWSGHTAPMRALGSSGVWEVFVPGVGVGTKYKFRVHGADGRTVDHADPLAFATELPPATASVVTESNYGWSDGDWIAARERTDPTRAPMSVYEVHLGSWRPGLGYRELADQLADYVRAAGFTHIELLPIAEHPFGGSWGYQVTSYYAPTARFGAPDDFRVFVDRMHAAGIGVLLDWVPAHFPRDEWALARFDGTPLYEHADPRRGEQLDWGTYIFDFGRNEVRNFLVANARYWIEEFHIDGLRVDAVASMLYLDYSRAEGDWEPNVHGGRENLEAVDFLQDLNETVHRYHPGVVTIAEESTSWPGVTRGTDVGGLGFTMKWNMGWMHDTLGYLGRDPIHRSWHHNEMTFSLMYAWSENFVLPISHDEVVHGKGTLWTRMPGDDFAKAAGVRALLAYMWAHPGKQLLFMGQDFGQFREWSHDRGLDWHELENPLHQGITTAIRDLNAVYRAHPALWSQDTAPGGYSWIEADDREHSVLAFLRYGSDGSVIACVFNFAGSVHGEYRVGLPSTGTWREILNTDAVAYGGSGIGNLGGVKATDEPWHGRPASATVALAPNSAVWLTPEH
- a CDS encoding tetratricopeptide repeat protein; translation: MSGAVDLSSLKQPPAGAPGGGGGDYAVSEADFEAKVLRRSTQVPVVVVLYSQRSPGSVELVRTFERLLEEDAGVWDLATVEAEANMRIAQAFGVKGIPTVIAVAGGRPLADFEGAQPEPQVRQWLSAVIEAVGGQLEGSEPEPQPVEDPRFTAAESALERGDMAGAEAAYEAIIAAEPGNEEAKSALRQLRFLSRAQAVPDSAIATADADPANVDAALDAADVEMLNQQPDASFDRLIAVIKKTAGDDRTKVRTRLLELFELFDPAEPFVVAARRKLAAALY
- a CDS encoding alpha-1,4-glucan--maltose-1-phosphate maltosyltransferase, which codes for MTGRIAIDDTAPSIAGSRPAKAVVGEVFPVRTVVWREGHDAVAATLAVRGPGSSRITRIRMTPDYEPDVFNATFVPNLPGAWTYRIEGWSDPIATWRAAVEAKLAVGQSAADLDNDLELGARLLERAAQAVPKKQFERLRAAVAALRSDEQLPARVAPAFGTEVAEIVRATPLRDMVTRGPQHTVQVERQRALYGSWYEFFPRSTGGRDAEGNPIHGNFVTAAKELPRIAGMGFDVIYLPPIHPIGEINRKGRNNALAAEPDDVGSPWAIGSNDGGHDAIHRELGTESDFAEFVATATELGLEVALDLALQCAPDHPWVAAHPEWFTTLPDGTIAYAENPPKKYQDIYPVNFDNDPDGLYAEVLRVVRHWISAGVKIFRVDNPHTKPADFWEWLIATVRRTDPDVIFLSEAFTRPARLYGLARRGFSQSYTYFTWRVAKWELTEFGNELAAKADEARPNLFVNTPDILHESLQHGGPGMFAIRAVLAATMAPAWGVYSGFELFEHQAVRPGSEEYLDSEKYELRPRPFAEALSRGESLEPWITRLNEIRRAHPALQQLRCIHFHHVDNDALLAYSKIDPVSGDAVLVVVNLNPYGAEHGFISLDLPAIGREWHDHPLVFDEVSGEEYHWAQTNYVRLDPAHAVAHIITLPAVPQQARAELAYRRTFR
- a CDS encoding DUF3817 domain-containing protein produces the protein MVAMGNFFDLSTVAKRFRFIAVLEAISWVFLIVGMVFKRLPEPVTWPVKVFGMTHGIIFILFVIIAILAARELAWNAKTTVLALLSSIPPFCTVLFELWAVRAGRLGELSDTTSVDSGAPASVTP